One window of the Fusobacterium animalis 7_1 genome contains the following:
- the pflB gene encoding formate C-acetyltransferase — protein sequence MEAWRDFKDGEWKKSINVSDFIKRNYTEYTGDESFLEGPTENTKKLWDILSGMLKIEREKGIYDAETKIPSKIDAYGAGYIDKNLETIVGLQTDAPLKRAIFPNGGLRMVENSLEAFGYKLDPTTKEIYEKYRKSHNTGVFSAYTPAIKAARHTGVITGLPDAYGRGRIIGDYRRVALYGVDRLIEERKREFDAYDPEEMTEDVIRNREEMFEQLEALKALKRMAAAYGFDIGRPAETAQEAIQWTYFGYLGAIKDQNGAAMSLGKTAGFLDVYIERDLKEGRITEKQAQEFIDHFIMKLRIVRFLRTPEYDQLFSGDPVWVTESIGGMNNDGKSWVTKNAFRYLNTLYNLGTAPEPNLTILWSERLPENWKKFCSKVSIDTSSLQYENDDIMRPQFGEDYGIACCVSPMAIGKQMQFFGARANLPKALLYAINGGKDEIKKDQVTPPGQFERITGDYLDFDEVWEKYDKMLTWLASTYIKALNIIHYMHDKYSYEALEMALHSLDIKRTEACGIAGLSIVADSLAAIKYGKVRVIRDEAGDAVDYVVEKPYVPFGNNDDRTDELAVKVVRTFMNKIRSHKMYRDAEPTQSVLTITSNVVYGKKTGNTPDGRRAGAPFGPGANPMHGRDTRGAVASLASVAKLPFEDANDGISYTFAITPETLGKTDDEKKNNLVGLLDGYFKQTGHHLNVNVFGRELLEDAMEHPENYPQLTIRVSGYAVNFIKLTREQQLDVINRTISNKM from the coding sequence ATGGAAGCTTGGAGAGATTTTAAAGATGGTGAATGGAAAAAAAGTATTAATGTAAGTGATTTCATTAAACGTAATTATACAGAATATACAGGTGATGAATCATTCTTAGAAGGACCTACTGAAAATACTAAAAAATTATGGGATATTTTAAGTGGAATGTTAAAAATAGAAAGAGAAAAGGGTATTTATGATGCTGAAACTAAAATTCCTTCTAAAATTGATGCTTATGGAGCTGGATATATTGATAAAAATCTAGAAACAATAGTTGGTTTACAAACTGATGCTCCTTTAAAAAGAGCCATATTCCCAAATGGTGGATTAAGAATGGTTGAAAATTCCTTAGAAGCCTTTGGTTATAAATTAGATCCTACAACAAAAGAAATCTATGAAAAATATAGAAAAAGTCACAATACAGGAGTTTTCTCAGCTTATACACCTGCAATAAAAGCTGCAAGACATACAGGAGTTATTACTGGACTTCCTGATGCTTATGGAAGAGGAAGAATCATAGGAGATTATAGAAGAGTAGCTCTTTATGGTGTTGATAGATTAATTGAAGAAAGAAAAAGAGAATTTGATGCTTATGATCCAGAAGAAATGACAGAAGATGTCATCAGAAATAGAGAAGAAATGTTTGAACAATTAGAAGCATTAAAAGCATTAAAAAGAATGGCTGCTGCCTATGGTTTTGATATAGGAAGACCTGCTGAAACTGCACAAGAAGCTATACAATGGACTTACTTTGGATACTTAGGTGCTATTAAAGACCAAAATGGTGCTGCTATGAGTCTGGGAAAAACTGCTGGTTTCTTAGATGTATATATAGAAAGAGATTTAAAAGAAGGAAGAATTACTGAAAAACAAGCACAAGAATTTATAGACCATTTCATTATGAAACTTAGAATTGTAAGATTTTTAAGAACTCCTGAATATGATCAATTATTCTCTGGAGATCCAGTATGGGTAACTGAATCAATAGGTGGTATGAATAATGATGGCAAATCTTGGGTAACAAAAAATGCTTTTAGATACTTAAATACTTTATATAATTTAGGAACTGCTCCTGAACCTAATTTAACAATTTTATGGAGTGAAAGATTACCAGAAAATTGGAAAAAATTCTGTTCTAAAGTTTCAATAGATACATCTTCATTACAATATGAAAATGATGATATTATGAGACCTCAATTTGGTGAAGACTATGGAATAGCTTGTTGTGTATCTCCTATGGCTATAGGAAAACAAATGCAATTCTTTGGAGCAAGAGCTAATTTACCTAAGGCATTACTTTATGCCATAAATGGTGGTAAAGATGAAATTAAAAAAGACCAAGTTACACCTCCTGGACAATTTGAAAGAATTACTGGTGATTACTTAGATTTTGATGAAGTTTGGGAAAAGTATGATAAAATGCTTACATGGCTTGCTTCAACTTATATAAAAGCATTGAATATTATTCACTATATGCATGATAAATATTCTTATGAAGCATTGGAAATGGCTCTACACTCATTAGATATTAAGAGAACAGAGGCTTGTGGTATAGCTGGACTTTCAATAGTTGCTGACTCACTTGCTGCTATTAAATATGGTAAAGTAAGAGTAATTAGAGATGAGGCTGGAGATGCTGTTGATTATGTTGTTGAAAAACCTTACGTTCCATTTGGAAATAATGATGACAGAACAGATGAATTAGCAGTTAAAGTTGTTAGAACATTTATGAATAAAATTAGAAGTCATAAAATGTATAGAGATGCTGAACCTACTCAATCAGTTCTTACAATAACTTCAAATGTTGTTTATGGTAAGAAAACAGGAAATACTCCTGATGGAAGAAGAGCAGGAGCTCCATTTGGACCAGGAGCAAATCCTATGCATGGAAGAGATACTAGAGGAGCTGTTGCTTCATTAGCATCAGTTGCTAAATTACCTTTTGAAGATGCAAATGATGGAATTTCTTATACATTTGCTATAACACCTGAAACATTAGGAAAAACAGATGATGAAAAGAAAAATAACTTAGTTGGACTTCTTGATGGATACTTTAAACAAACTGGTCATCACTTAAATGTAAATGTATTTGGTAGAGAATTACTTGAAGATGCTATGGAACATCCTGAAAATTATCCACAACTTACAATAAGAGTTTCTGGATATGCAGTAAACTTTATCAAATTAACAAGAGAACAACAATTAGATGTTATAAACAGAACTATAAGTAACAAAATGTAA
- a CDS encoding peptidyl-prolyl cis-trans isomerase, producing the protein MEEDKVLHGILLKKAKEAQYTNYEIEQLNLQSESLFIRYYLEREAAKIVENTNIEEDVLKKIYEENKELYKFAEKVKLDTIFVRDLAKAEEILKDVNIENFNELKEKNDEKGQEAKGVADEFLFITEIHPVIAEEISKEEGKNVIIKKAIPVQEGFHIIYLKDREEPRQAIYDEAREAILADVKRNIFSQVYNQLIQDIANETVSPKGPIKIEKKKENKSTEVGAKE; encoded by the coding sequence ATGGAAGAAGATAAAGTTTTACATGGTATTCTGTTAAAAAAAGCAAAAGAAGCTCAATACACAAATTATGAAATTGAGCAATTAAATTTACAATCAGAAAGTCTTTTTATAAGATATTACTTAGAAAGAGAAGCAGCTAAGATTGTTGAAAATACTAATATAGAAGAAGATGTATTGAAAAAAATATATGAAGAAAATAAAGAATTATATAAGTTTGCTGAAAAAGTAAAACTTGATACTATCTTTGTAAGAGATTTAGCTAAGGCAGAAGAAATATTAAAAGATGTAAATATAGAAAATTTTAATGAACTTAAAGAAAAAAATGATGAAAAAGGGCAAGAAGCTAAGGGAGTTGCAGATGAATTTTTATTTATAACAGAAATTCATCCAGTTATAGCAGAAGAAATTTCAAAAGAAGAAGGAAAGAATGTTATAATAAAAAAAGCTATTCCTGTACAAGAAGGTTTTCATATTATTTATTTAAAAGATAGAGAAGAACCAAGACAAGCCATTTATGATGAAGCAAGAGAAGCTATATTGGCAGATGTTAAAAGAAATATATTTAGTCAAGTGTACAATCAATTGATACAAGATATAGCAAATGAAACAGTAAGTCCAAAAGGACCAATAAAAATTGAAAAAAAGAAAGAAAATAAGAGCACAGAAGTAGGAGCAAAAGAATAA
- a CDS encoding adhesion protein FadA: protein MKKFLLLAVLAVSASAFAANDAASLVGELQALDAEYQNLANQEEARFNEEKAQADAAKQALAQNEQVYNELSQRAQRLQAEANTRFYKSQYQELASKYEDALKKLEAEMEQQKGVISDFEKIQALRAGN, encoded by the coding sequence ATGAAAAAATTTTTATTATTAGCAGTATTAGCTGTTTCTGCTTCAGCATTTGCAGCAAATGATGCAGCAAGTTTAGTAGGTGAATTACAAGCATTAGATGCTGAATACCAAAACTTAGCAAATCAAGAAGAAGCAAGATTTAATGAAGAAAAAGCACAAGCTGATGCCGCTAAACAAGCACTAGCACAAAATGAACAAGTTTACAATGAATTATCTCAAAGAGCTCAAAGACTTCAAGCTGAAGCTAACACAAGATTTTATAAATCTCAATATCAAGAATTAGCTTCTAAATATGAAGATGCTTTAAAGAAATTAGAAGCTGAAATGGAACAACAAAAAGGTGTCATTTCTGACTTTGAAAAGATTCAAGCTTTAAGAGCTGGTAACTAA
- a CDS encoding cell division protein FtsX, whose product MYKLFGYGLKGIPYINRLKRRVFYAVVITVVALNIFISFSLNLRNLTNEKIFNSFIVADLQNNLDKDKKNEIEKYILGVDGVRSVRFMDKSESFKNLQNELNISIPESSNPLTDSLVISVKDPTLLGHIQEVVEAREEVKEVYKDESYLKQSKEQSYITSIAQIGSGVFSFFLALITIIIFNFGVAIEFLNNANTGLDYAENIRKSKIRNLLSFTMSTVIGTLVFFNIYVLFRKYVSHANFNSSMLSLKEIILWHLGAIVILNLLVWLIPANVGRIEYSEDEDEDDELEDEFYEDDEDNENDDGDYDELEDDED is encoded by the coding sequence ATGTATAAGTTATTTGGTTATGGATTGAAAGGTATTCCTTATATAAATAGATTAAAAAGAAGAGTATTTTATGCTGTTGTAATTACAGTTGTTGCATTAAATATTTTTATAAGTTTTTCATTGAATTTAAGAAATCTAACAAATGAGAAAATATTTAATTCTTTTATAGTTGCAGATTTACAAAACAATCTTGATAAAGATAAAAAGAATGAAATAGAAAAATATATATTAGGAGTAGATGGAGTTCGTTCAGTTAGATTTATGGATAAATCTGAAAGTTTTAAAAATTTACAGAATGAACTTAATATTTCAATTCCTGAATCGAGTAATCCTCTTACAGATTCATTAGTAATTTCTGTAAAAGATCCTACTCTTTTAGGGCATATACAAGAAGTTGTAGAGGCAAGAGAAGAAGTGAAAGAAGTGTATAAAGATGAATCATATTTAAAGCAATCTAAGGAACAAAGTTATATTACTTCAATAGCCCAAATAGGAAGTGGAGTATTTTCATTTTTCTTAGCACTTATCACAATAATTATCTTTAACTTTGGAGTTGCAATAGAATTTTTAAATAATGCTAATACAGGGCTTGATTATGCTGAAAATATTAGAAAGTCAAAAATTAGAAATCTATTATCTTTTACTATGTCAACTGTGATAGGAACATTGGTATTTTTTAATATATATGTACTTTTTAGAAAATATGTATCACATGCAAATTTTAATTCATCAATGTTATCCTTGAAGGAAATTATTTTATGGCATCTTGGAGCAATAGTAATTTTAAATCTTTTAGTTTGGTTAATTCCTGCAAATGTTGGAAGAATAGAATATTCTGAAGATGAAGACGAAGATGATGAGCTTGAAGACGAATTTTATGAAGATGATGAAGATAATGAAAATGATGATGGAGATTATGATGAGCTTGAAGATGATGAAGACTAA
- a CDS encoding murein hydrolase activator EnvC family protein, producing the protein MSLKMMKTKIFLTFFLLSASIYPASVKDMNKRLKNIDKEIEKKNTRIKAIDTETSKLEKMIKDLEDEIKKLEHEREEIEDEITVVKKNIDYSRKNLEISEVEHDRKESEFVAKIIAWDKYSKVHRKEIDEKVLLTKNYREMLHGDLQRMGHIEKVTGSIKEAKEKVEAEKKKLDRLEAELKENLRKSDAKKEEQKKLKEKLQVEKKGHQSSIEKLKKEKQRISKEIERIIRENARRAAEKAAREKAAREAAKNKGKGKGKSSGGTKVTTTTVDMPKISNPEAYKRIGKTIKPLNGQIVVYFGQKKAGVVESNGIEIKGKLGNPIVASKGGTVIYANAFQGLGKVVMIDYGGGIIGVYGNLLAIKVGLNSRVSAGQTIGVLGLSSDKEPNLYYELRANLRPIDPIPTF; encoded by the coding sequence ATGAGCTTGAAGATGATGAAGACTAAGATATTTTTAACATTCTTTCTTTTATCAGCAAGTATTTATCCAGCTTCTGTAAAAGATATGAATAAAAGGTTGAAAAATATAGATAAAGAGATAGAAAAGAAAAATACTCGGATAAAAGCAATAGATACAGAAACTTCTAAATTAGAAAAGATGATAAAAGACTTAGAAGATGAAATTAAAAAATTGGAACATGAAAGAGAAGAGATAGAGGATGAGATTACAGTAGTTAAGAAAAATATAGATTATAGTAGGAAAAATCTTGAAATTTCTGAGGTTGAACATGATAGAAAAGAGTCTGAATTTGTTGCTAAGATAATTGCTTGGGATAAATACAGTAAAGTTCACAGAAAAGAAATAGATGAGAAAGTTTTGCTTACTAAAAATTATAGGGAAATGCTACATGGGGATTTACAAAGAATGGGACATATAGAAAAGGTTACAGGTAGCATTAAAGAAGCAAAAGAAAAGGTAGAAGCTGAAAAGAAAAAATTAGATAGACTTGAAGCAGAGCTTAAAGAAAATTTAAGAAAAAGTGATGCTAAAAAAGAAGAGCAAAAAAAATTAAAGGAAAAATTACAGGTTGAAAAAAAGGGACATCAATCATCTATTGAAAAGTTAAAGAAAGAAAAACAAAGAATTTCAAAAGAAATTGAAAGAATCATAAGGGAAAATGCTAGAAGAGCTGCTGAAAAAGCTGCAAGAGAAAAGGCTGCAAGGGAAGCAGCTAAAAATAAAGGTAAAGGAAAAGGTAAGAGCAGTGGTGGAACAAAGGTTACTACAACTACTGTAGATATGCCAAAGATAAGTAATCCAGAAGCATATAAGAGAATAGGAAAAACAATAAAGCCACTTAATGGACAAATTGTTGTTTACTTTGGACAAAAGAAAGCAGGAGTTGTTGAAAGTAATGGTATAGAAATAAAAGGAAAATTAGGAAATCCAATAGTTGCTTCTAAGGGAGGAACAGTTATCTATGCCAATGCATTTCAAGGATTAGGTAAAGTTGTCATGATAGATTACGGTGGAGGAATAATAGGAGTATACGGAAACTTACTTGCTATAAAGGTAGGTTTAAATTCAAGAGTAAGTGCAGGTCAAACAATAGGAGTATTAGGATTATCCAGTGATAAAGAGCCTAATCTATACTATGAATTAAGAGCAAATTTAAGACCTATTGATCCAATACCAACATTTTAG
- a CDS encoding NAD(+)/NADH kinase, which produces MIKLSIIYNKDKEDAIKIYKELLKYLKSKKKFEILDDKKLSQAEYMVVIGGDGTLLRSFKNIKNKEIKIIAINSGTLGYLTEIRKDKYKGIFENILKGKINIEERHFLTIGVGKKTYNALNEIFLTKDSIKRNIISSEIYVNDKFLGKFKGDGVIIATPTGSTAYSLSAGGPIITPELKLFLITPIAPHNLNTRPIILSGDVKIVLTISKPSEVGFINIDGNTHHKIKVEDKVEICYSTETLKIVIPEARNYYDVLREKLKWGENLC; this is translated from the coding sequence ATGATAAAATTAAGTATTATTTACAATAAAGATAAGGAAGATGCTATAAAAATCTATAAGGAACTTTTAAAATATTTAAAATCTAAAAAAAAATTTGAAATTTTAGATGATAAAAAGTTATCACAGGCTGAATATATGGTTGTTATAGGTGGAGATGGTACTCTACTTAGAAGTTTTAAAAATATAAAAAATAAAGAAATAAAAATAATTGCTATTAATTCTGGGACTTTGGGTTATCTCACAGAAATTAGAAAAGATAAATATAAGGGAATATTTGAAAATATTTTAAAGGGTAAAATTAATATTGAAGAAAGGCATTTTTTAACTATCGGTGTAGGAAAAAAGACTTATAATGCTCTAAATGAAATTTTTTTAACAAAGGATAGTATAAAAAGAAATATAATATCTTCTGAAATTTATGTAAATGATAAATTTTTAGGTAAATTTAAAGGAGATGGAGTGATTATTGCAACTCCAACAGGTTCAACAGCTTATTCTCTATCTGCTGGTGGACCTATTATAACTCCTGAATTAAAACTATTTTTAATAACACCAATAGCACCACATAATTTGAATACAAGACCTATAATCTTGTCAGGTGATGTAAAAATAGTTTTAACCATTTCAAAACCAAGTGAAGTAGGTTTTATAAATATAGATGGGAATACTCATCATAAAATAAAAGTTGAAGATAAAGTTGAGATATGTTATTCAACAGAAACTTTAAAGATTGTTATTCCAGAGGCAAGAAATTATTATGATGTTTTAAGAGAAAAACTTAAATGGGGAGAAAACTTATGCTAA
- the recN gene encoding DNA repair protein RecN: MGRKLMLRELKIENLAIIDELDIEFEKGFIVLTGETGAGKSIILSGINLLIGEKASVDMIRDGEENLVAQGVFDVDEEQKKKLEAMGIDIDGDEIIIRRSYSRSGKARAFINNVRITLADLKEIASTLVDIVGQHSHQMLLNKNNHIKLLDSFLSKDEKDLKENLVTLLSQYREINTKIENIEREKKETLEKKEFYEYQLEEIEKLKLKDGEDEILEAEYKRVFNAEKIREKVYESLEYLKDDDDSALSLITNSIKNIEYLGKYDERYIELAKRMENAYYELEDCANEIEDISKGIDVTESDLDKIAGRMNTLKRIKEKYKRTLPELIAYREDLKEKLSDIDSGDFKTRELKQELAKIKSEYDKLAEKLSNLRKEIAVKIENELLNELKFLNMEDAKLKVQINKIEKMTNDGYDEVEFFISTNVGQDLKPLSKIASGGEVSRVMLALKVIFSKVDNIPILIFDEIDTGIGGETVRKIALKLKEIGENTQIISITHSPVIASKASQQFYIEKYVENSKTISRVRKLSPDERIKEIGRMLVGEKINDKVLEIANKMLNEG, from the coding sequence ATGGGGAGAAAACTTATGCTAAGAGAACTAAAAATAGAAAATTTAGCTATTATAGATGAATTAGATATTGAGTTTGAAAAAGGCTTTATAGTTTTGACAGGTGAAACTGGTGCAGGAAAATCTATAATATTGAGTGGTATTAATCTTCTTATAGGAGAAAAAGCCAGTGTAGATATGATTAGAGATGGAGAAGAAAATCTTGTTGCACAAGGTGTTTTTGATGTTGATGAAGAACAAAAGAAAAAATTGGAAGCTATGGGCATAGATATAGATGGAGATGAAATTATTATAAGAAGATCTTATAGCAGAAGTGGTAAGGCAAGAGCTTTTATAAATAATGTTAGAATAACTTTAGCAGATTTAAAGGAAATAGCTTCAACACTTGTTGATATTGTAGGGCAACACTCTCATCAAATGTTACTTAATAAAAATAATCATATCAAACTTTTAGATAGTTTTCTTAGTAAAGATGAAAAAGATTTAAAAGAAAATTTGGTTACTCTTTTATCTCAATATAGAGAAATAAATACTAAGATAGAAAATATTGAAAGAGAGAAAAAAGAAACCTTAGAAAAAAAAGAATTTTATGAATATCAACTTGAAGAGATAGAAAAATTAAAATTAAAAGATGGAGAAGATGAAATTTTAGAGGCTGAATATAAAAGAGTATTTAATGCTGAAAAGATTAGAGAAAAAGTTTATGAAAGTTTAGAATATCTAAAAGATGATGATGATTCTGCTTTAAGTTTAATAACAAATTCAATAAAAAATATAGAATATCTTGGAAAATATGATGAAAGATACATAGAATTAGCCAAAAGAATGGAAAATGCTTATTATGAGTTAGAAGATTGTGCTAATGAAATTGAAGATATTTCTAAGGGGATAGATGTTACAGAAAGTGATTTGGATAAGATTGCTGGTAGAATGAATACTTTAAAAAGGATTAAAGAAAAGTATAAGAGAACTTTACCAGAACTTATAGCATATAGAGAAGATTTAAAAGAAAAATTATCTGATATAGATAGTGGAGATTTTAAAACAAGAGAATTAAAACAAGAACTTGCAAAAATTAAATCTGAATATGATAAATTAGCAGAAAAACTTTCTAATTTAAGAAAAGAAATAGCAGTAAAAATTGAAAATGAGTTATTAAATGAACTGAAATTCTTAAATATGGAAGATGCTAAATTAAAAGTTCAAATAAATAAGATTGAAAAAATGACAAATGATGGCTATGATGAGGTTGAATTTTTTATTTCAACTAATGTTGGGCAAGATTTAAAACCTTTAAGTAAAATAGCTTCTGGTGGAGAAGTTAGTCGTGTTATGCTTGCACTTAAAGTTATTTTTTCAAAGGTTGACAATATACCTATTTTAATTTTTGATGAAATTGATACAGGTATAGGTGGGGAAACTGTTAGAAAAATTGCTTTAAAACTTAAAGAAATTGGAGAGAATACTCAAATTATTTCAATTACTCATTCACCAGTAATAGCCTCTAAGGCATCTCAACAATTCTATATAGAAAAATATGTAGAAAATTCTAAAACTATTAGTAGAGTTAGAAAATTATCTCCTGATGAAAGAATAAAAGAAATAGGAAGAATGTTAGTGGGAGAAAAAATTAATGATAAAGTCTTAGAGATAGCCAATAAAATGTTAAATGAGGGATAA
- a CDS encoding site-specific integrase — translation MDILEKYIENLVVKKILLQTTVEAYKFDINEYLEFLKEKNIDILDSDENIFNEYFSNIEKNYKSATFNRKYSTVRGFYKFLFKNRYIDKIFEYKLSVDKSCDEVINKKNDVTFKQKEYQDFINSLSDNFNEMRLMLISKMIVEYKISLVNIFEIQIKDLLKYDFQKIIIVRNNKIITYDIDKKMKEELKNYYEKYATEKRFLFGAYGKSTFISDLKRYNLDFKTLKNCMQEDEKDLIENIRKIYFEIGIGDK, via the coding sequence GTGGACATTTTAGAAAAGTATATAGAAAATTTAGTAGTAAAAAAAATTTTATTGCAGACAACAGTTGAGGCTTATAAATTTGATATAAATGAATATCTGGAATTTTTAAAAGAAAAAAATATAGATATTTTAGATAGTGATGAAAATATATTCAATGAGTATTTTTCAAATATAGAAAAAAATTATAAATCAGCTACTTTTAATAGAAAATATAGCACTGTAAGAGGCTTCTATAAATTTCTTTTTAAAAATAGATATATAGACAAAATTTTTGAATATAAATTATCAGTTGATAAATCTTGTGATGAAGTTATTAATAAAAAGAATGATGTTACATTCAAGCAAAAAGAATATCAAGATTTTATAAATTCTTTATCAGATAATTTTAATGAAATGAGGTTAATGCTTATTTCTAAGATGATAGTTGAGTATAAGATTAGCCTTGTTAATATTTTTGAAATTCAGATTAAAGATTTATTAAAGTATGATTTTCAAAAAATTATCATAGTTAGAAATAATAAAATTATCACTTATGATATAGATAAAAAAATGAAAGAAGAATTAAAAAACTATTATGAAAAATATGCTACTGAAAAGAGATTTTTATTTGGAGCTTATGGGAAATCAACTTTTATTTCAGATTTAAAAAGATATAATTTAGATTTTAAAACTTTAAAAAATTGTATGCAGGAAGATGAAAAAGACTTAATTGAAAATATTAGAAAAATATATTTTGAAATAGGAATAGGAGATAAATAA
- the era gene encoding GTPase Era produces the protein MKAGFIAVVGRPNVGKSTLINKLVSEKVAIVSDKAGTTRDNIKGILNFKDNQYIFIDTPGIHKPQHLLGEYMTNIAVKILKDVDIILFLIDASKPIGTGDIFVMDRINENAKKKPKILLVNKVDLISDEQKKEKLKEIEEKLGNFDKIIFASGMYSFGISQLLESLDPYLEEGVKYYPDDMYTDMSTYRIITEIVREKILLKTRDEIPHSVAVEIINVERKEGKKDKFDINIYVERDSQKGIIIGKDGKMLKEIGVEARKEIEELLGEKIYLGLWVKVKDDWRKKKPFLKELGYVEEK, from the coding sequence ATGAAAGCAGGATTTATAGCTGTTGTAGGTAGACCAAATGTTGGTAAATCAACTTTAATAAATAAACTTGTATCTGAAAAAGTTGCTATTGTTTCAGATAAAGCAGGAACAACAAGAGATAATATAAAGGGAATTTTGAATTTTAAAGATAATCAATACATTTTTATAGATACACCAGGAATACATAAACCTCAACATCTTTTGGGAGAATATATGACTAATATTGCAGTTAAGATTTTAAAAGATGTGGATATAATACTTTTTTTAATTGATGCCTCTAAACCAATAGGAACAGGGGATATATTTGTAATGGATAGAATTAATGAAAATGCTAAAAAGAAACCTAAAATTCTACTTGTGAATAAGGTTGATTTAATAAGTGATGAGCAAAAGAAAGAAAAATTAAAAGAAATAGAAGAAAAATTAGGAAATTTTGATAAAATAATTTTTGCTTCTGGTATGTATTCTTTTGGTATAAGTCAATTATTAGAGTCATTAGACCCTTATTTAGAAGAGGGAGTTAAATATTATCCTGATGATATGTACACAGATATGTCCACTTATAGAATAATAACAGAGATAGTTAGAGAAAAAATCTTATTGAAAACAAGAGATGAAATTCCTCATTCTGTTGCAGTTGAAATAATAAATGTGGAAAGAAAAGAAGGAAAAAAAGATAAATTTGATATAAATATCTATGTTGAAAGAGATTCTCAAAAGGGTATTATCATTGGAAAAGATGGTAAAATGTTAAAAGAAATAGGTGTAGAGGCTAGAAAAGAGATAGAAGAATTATTAGGAGAAAAAATCTATTTGGGACTTTGGGTAAAAGTGAAAGATGATTGGAGAAAGAAAAAACCATTTCTAAAAGAATTGGGCTATGTTGAGGAAAAATAA
- a CDS encoding aspartate/glutamate racemase family protein produces MKTIGLIGGMSWESTVTYYQIINEVVKNKLGGLHSAKCVLYSVDFEEIEECQKKGDWDRSAEILGKVALSLEKAGADFIVICTNTMHKVVSGIKKYTKLPILHIAEMTAIELKKAGIKKIGLLGTKYTMQQDFYKQILIDNGIEVVIPNSKDIEIVNSVIFNELCLGKIKKESKDEYLRIIRDLSKAGAKGVILGCTEIGLLIKQEDTDVPLFDTTNIHATSAALYAIEGK; encoded by the coding sequence ATGAAAACAATAGGACTTATAGGTGGAATGAGTTGGGAAAGTACAGTTACATATTACCAAATCATAAATGAAGTTGTAAAAAATAAATTAGGAGGATTACATTCTGCAAAATGTGTATTATATAGTGTAGATTTTGAAGAAATAGAGGAGTGTCAAAAAAAAGGTGATTGGGATAGAAGTGCTGAAATTCTAGGTAAAGTAGCATTATCTTTGGAAAAAGCAGGAGCTGATTTTATTGTTATATGTACAAACACTATGCATAAAGTAGTTTCTGGAATAAAGAAATATACTAAACTTCCTATTTTACATATTGCTGAAATGACAGCTATTGAATTAAAGAAAGCTGGAATTAAAAAAATTGGTTTACTTGGAACAAAATATACTATGCAACAAGATTTCTATAAACAAATATTAATTGACAATGGTATAGAAGTTGTTATACCCAACTCAAAAGATATAGAAATAGTCAATTCGGTTATTTTCAATGAATTATGTCTTGGAAAAATAAAAAAGGAATCAAAAGATGAATATTTAAGAATTATAAGAGACTTATCAAAAGCTGGTGCAAAAGGGGTAATTTTAGGTTGCACAGAGATAGGATTATTAATTAAACAAGAAGATACTGATGTGCCATTATTTGATACAACAAATATTCATGCAACATCAGCAGCATTATATGCAATAGAAGGAAAATAA